The DNA region CATGTATTCATAAAATATATTAGACCATCTTCTGCTCTTATCTTTCACCTTTTCATGTACAGACGCTATATAATGTTTGCCCACCGTTGactattttttttgttaaataacCGTCACATTTTATTCACTAAGTGACCCACCATTGACTATTATGGCCCAAAGATGAAACTGGTTTATCGATGCCTCTAAGATGGTTTCAGTTTGCTCAAGCATAAATGGAAAACGATTTTAAAGAGCATAGAATGATAGAATTACTCAAATTGTTCTGTTTTTTATATTTCCCGTTTCCATGGAGCGAGTTTCTGAATATGCAAGGGCAGATTGAATCGAATATGAGCAGGTTGAAAACGGGTTATAGACAAATGCAGAAAAAAATCCAATCCGCTCACATTTAATATGGGTTAAAAAAGTTGGTCAAGCAACGGATAATATGAATATCCTTATTTTCCACTCCTATATGATTCACAAATCAATTTTATTATTCTGAATCAGTGATACATTTAGACATATTCTCTTCAAACCCCAATGGAGGAGACCAAATTAAACAAGAGTAACACTTTTTTTTCAATTCCTCTTATCCAACTAAATTAGATAACTGGTAGTGATGAGTGCTGAATCTTCAAAGATAAACTGGAAAAATATTTCAACTTTAACAAACATAAGAAATCACATAACGAGGATAATTCAACCAAACCATAATTAAAATTTTGAACTCAACAACACCATTGCAACAGTAAAACATCAATGCATGGCAACAAGTAAAACATCAATGCATGGCAACAAGTAAAACATCAATGGCAACGGAAAAAGATGAATGAAACGAGAAGGAAAACCCCAAAAATCAACGATAAATTTTCTTGTCACACCCTAGGCTCTCGTTTTTATTTTGAATATTCAGAGCAATAAAGAGGGTTGAATCTTCGTGAATCGTGGAAGCAAGGGGTAGGATCTAGTTTAATTTATTTGCTGAATGAGTATTGTTCATATCTCATCGAACAATTATCAGCAAGTTTGACTTGACCTCCAATGCTTCCATCACAAGTACTCAACAAAAATGATCTTGCACTACTTAGACAAACGCCACAGTCTGAAAGTTCTAAAATTGTGTTGCAAGTATAATGACCATAAGCTGAGCCATCGTTTGCATAGAAATCATAACCTTTAACCGGGGTCACATGTTTTAAATTTTCAAGAAGATACACCAAGGCTTTTGCAAATGGATCATTCTTATCATACTTACTGCCATTGCATATATAGCTCACCTCATTGGTATTTGGTGCACTTCTCACAATGCTACTAAACCAAAACATTCCAATTACAAGGAATGTGGTTACCACTCTCATTCTCAAAATAGAAATATCCATAGCTAGCCTCTCTAGTTTTGTATCTTCCTATCTGCTAGTATTTGTTTAAATAGATTTGGCCATCATTGGTTTCTCCATCAATGCAAATAAAATATTCCATGACTTTGGTCTAATTGGCTTgattatatttttattaaatattcctaagacaacataTAGTCCATTCATTTAAGTTGATGTGACAATATTTTCTTAGTGCTCCGTTCTAAAGAGAATGATGCAGTTTTATATTCGaaatgcatgtatatattatgaCATGCATGTTTAATTTAAGACCTTAAACATGGTTATAAGGTAGACGAGGAGCTCAATGTAACATGCTTTGATTCTTTCTCCAAGATGATTCCAATAATGATGATTCCAATGACGAATAGAATTACTTGGAGAGATGATTAGAGAACAAAGAGATCAAAAGGATGAAAAAGAAGATGTGTCAAGAGTTAAATTTGGAATTTTTCGGTGAACAAGAAAAAGAGTTACCAACTTCGGCCCGAAGAAAACTAAGATCAAAGAGcaatatatatttaataaaatccatattgttGGAGTTTAGTTTGTTGGATCTAGTCTAGTACTAATGTGAAGAGCATTGAGGTTTTCTCATTTCTCTCAAATTTGACTTTTATAGGGATTTTGGTCTAGTCGCCCCTTATGTTTTCTGTATTTTGTTCTTTGTTTTAATAAACTCCACAACCATGCATGGGGTGGCtttatttaaaaaacaaatgtcTTTCATATAAACATTTATTGCTTAATCATAGTTAAGTTATAATACGTATTTTTGTTGGAAATAttacggaaaatacttgatcacgaacactATATGAAATTCTTGAAAGCTTGAGGCGTGTCCATTATCCATAAGAAAATTTCACCCATTATAGGTGTATCCCTCGAGATTCagcaagctcttctagtacaaaattaGAAACTAAAATCTTTATACCCAACTCACATAATATGGAAGGAAGAATTTATCTTTGTCTCTTATCACATCCCAAACGggagagaaaggaaaagaaaatttaGGGATTTGGGCTAAAGACAAATATATCCTCATTTTAATGTGTTGGCATGTATTGTTGGGGATATTTTGGAGAATCAAAATATGGATATAATGCTAACTTAGTACTTTCATGTAGCAGGTTAACGAAACCCATATACAtataagaaagaaaaatttctCTTAATATATCCCTTCAACATCAAAATATAGCACAAGTATATAGAGAATAGATCAATATCAAGGCCGGTATAGACCTTTGCCGGTTATGAAGAGGTTTAATAGCTAATAAAAGTAGTTTGCTTCAAATGCAAATAAAGGATCAATTATAATATATGATAATGAATCATTAATGGTGTGTAACCACAGCCATTTGCTAATTTTAGGATAAAAAGATTTGTTATCATATTAAATAAATACTCATTAACAaggtattttaaaaaaaaaaaaattgtttttattacataagggggtaggggaaggggaattAATAAGGTATTAAGGATTGAACCTAGAcattaataaaaatattattttcttgagattttaaaattattttccaacAATCCTCCacatatctttaaaaaaaaaaaaggaatagaaTGAAATAGATAGCTGAGAGTCTGAGACAATGTAACTTTCAGAAGTATCCGACTAAAGAGGTAGCTGAGTCAATTTTGCTTGTGAACATGTTAGAACATTTATAGTGTACAATGTGTTGTCCACGACTTGAAATATCACTATTTCAGTAGTGTAGGCAAAATGGGCAGATTGAATCGAATATGAGCGGGTTGAAAACGGATTAGATAGAAATGGAAAAGAATGCTATACGAAGGAGACCCAATAAAAACAAGTGAGAGAACACTTGTGCCATTATAGCGTATGCACACACGTAAGTGAATTGGGAAATAGGAGCACTCAAGATTCCTTCTTGTGTTCACGTCTCTTGTAATTAAACACTTGTGAGTTTTCACATAGACGGATttaaaatttaaagtttatgTGTTTCTATAATGACCTCAAGGTTTATACTATAATTCTCTATGAGAATCAACAACTGCTCCTCTTTAAATTTACATGTGTTTGCTTGActtgacacgaaatttaagaaaataaagagaaaTTTGAATCTTGTCGTCTAAAACTAAATTTGTGTATAATGTACCAAAATCCTTTAAATCTTGTGTTCTTAAGAATATCACATGGGATATAAGAATTAAGGAGTTACAAAATATAGAAAATGACATTCTTTTTAAAATAGAATAATAAAGAAAGCAAGACACGTGAAACAAAGGTGCTACAAAATAGCTTCGGGAAACCCAAAAAAAGAATCAACTCTTATCcaactaatagcctgtttggccaagcttattttttccaccaaaagtacttattttatcaataagtacttattttaaaaaaaagtgaggtgtttggtcaagcttttggaagaaaataagtgcttttgggaagtagcagaagcagtttttcagaagctaaaaaataccttttgcccaaaaacacttttttgaaaagtactgtTGAGGAAAATACACacaaaaacactttttaaaagcttggccaaacagtaattgctgctcaaaagtactttttaaattaattggccaaacacaaactgcttttagccaaaagtactttttaaaataagttatttttagAAGCTTCTTCAAACATAAACAGGAAAATTCCTACAAGTTTAACAAAGATAAGAAATCACATTACCAGGATATAAGTCAAGCAATACATGATTTGAAGTTTTAACTCAACAACACATTACAAAAAGAAGATGAATAAAACGAGATAAAAACTAAGAGAACACCAAAAAATCAAAGATAAAGTTCCTCGTTCCTCGTAGGCTTGGAGCAATAAATGGTTGAATCTTTGTGGATCATGGCAGCAAGGGGTAGATTCTACCGCTCTAGTTTATTTGTTGAACGAGTATTGTTCGTACCTCATAGAGCAATTAGCAAATTCTTATTTGTTGAACGAGTATTGTTCGTACCTCATAGAGCAATTAGCAAATTCAACTTGACCTCCAATGCTACCATCACAAGTACTCAACAAGTATGATTTTGCACTACTTAGACAAAGGCCACAGTCTGAAAATTCAATAATGGAGTTGCAAGTAGCATGACCATAAGCAATGGCATCATTAGGATAAGGAGACGTTGAATAGTAAGTGTAACCTTGATTTGGAGTCACATTTTGTAATGCTTCAAGAACATAAGCTAATCTTAGTGCAAATGGACCACTCTTATCATACAAATTACCATTGCATATATAATCCACTACTTTGGTATTTGGTTCAGTTCTCACAAAGCTACAAAACCCTAACACTAATCCAATTACAAGAGATGTTGTTAGCACTCTCATTCTCAAAATGGAAACCATACCATACTTTTTGCCTCTCTATTTTTATGTATCTTCCTATCTTCTATTAGTATATAGTATTTCTTTTGTGTGACAAATTTGAGTTTCACATGTTCTTGTTTAAATAGATTTGGCCATCCATTGgttcccctcccccccccccccccccccccccctcaatgCAAATTAAGTATTCCGGTGTAACTTGTTTTTAGTTTTCACTAAATGTTCCGAGGAAAACATACATGGTGTACATGTTTGGTATGACGAAAGTCatttgcaaaaaaaaatattttctaccaaaAGGGGTAAATAAATTTCTCACTTTCGACTTCATATTACGTTAATTTATATTTAGATATTATGATTAATAAAAtttagtatatatttttttaaaaaaatattttcactcACCACGTCAAACACATATAACGTTTTCTAAacaaatatttttcatgaaaaatacaTTCTTTAGGAAATCATTTTCACGAAATATAACTTCCGTCATACGAACCATATACACCTTATTTTTTTAATCAATGCATATGCCGGCAAAGAGGTATTGATTGCTAGAAACTCATTACGAATTTTCGTGGAGGAGGTGGATCATGAAAGATTAGATTACGATTGAACATTTGAAACTTATTAAGATGAATTCAAGATTTGGTGTATTCTCCCAAATCCCTGTATGGAGGTTGTTTTCGTACTTCCAGCTGAAGtccttttcttgatttttaaggaacttgtattttttagagaaaaaatatttttcaaaatattttgaccaTTCAAACATGAACAAaatagaaaattattttttaaagtatttgtattcgtaccaaacacaccctctaTCTTGGTGCAAAAAAAGCATATACTCtctccgttccaatttatgtgtcAAACTTTTCTTTTAAGTCTGTTTTAAAAAGAATATAGTATTACTTTTTTTTATAGAAAAAataactttaaacttctcattttattcacgtattaaaaaaatattttgaccaTTCAAACATGAACAAaatagaaaattattttttaaagtatttgtattcgtaccaaacacaccctctaTCTTGGTGCAAAAAAAGCATATACTCtctccgttccaatttatgtgtcAAACTTTTCTTTTAAGTCTGTTTTAAAAAGAATATAGTATTACTTTTTTTTATAGAAAAAataactttaaacttctcattttattcACGTATTAAAACagccaaaaaaaacaaaaaacaaatcaGCCCAACCATGGTGGATGGGTGCCACCATGAATTTAACATTTTTTGATTGAAATGCTAACGCACCCATTGCATATATCCTTACAATTCACGGCAAACACACCCATGTTGGGTGTTATTTCATGATACCACATTGGGGTTACAATTAGTGAGTCGCATCTGCTAAAGTATAGTGCAAATATTACATAGCTAACCGGTGTGGTAAATTTTAAGCAGTATTTATTTGTAGTTCTTTTGTTTAATATAGAGCAATTAAACCTATTAAAGTAGTTATTAGTTAAATACGTTATTTTCTTAACAAAGAATAACCGTGGATAAAAATGACTTTAAATAATACTAATATTTATACAAAATTACAAAATGGTAGTAACATGTAGCATCAACTTTATTATCTTCGTTCTGAGAATAGAAACTATATACTAAATTGTTATCATTAACCGTTTGATTATTGGTCCAAAATCACCGCTGGATCATTAGAAATAGGACGAAATGCCCTGGCTCAATTATGCCCCTACTTACCGAAATGGACTCCTCCTTAGAAATCCGGATTCAAATTAAGCACAACAGAGACAGAAAAATTAAGGTGATTTCTTTGTGTAGTTTTTGAAGGAAAGAATTATCCGATATTTGTATTAGTGGAGTATTGGTGGAAGGTAGTAAGTACATATAAAATAGTTGAGTTGTGCACAAATtgactgtcacaccccttttttgggCCCCCGCGCTATAAATGCGCAAGTTTTTATTActaaagggtttttccatttgaagtgacggttttgaaaagggattatcttatttacagagtcgccacttggaattgagttttggtgttccaagccaccttatgaatccctaatcaaaaggaaatgactcttttattatggtccgcgaaaacagaagaccgggtaagAAATTctattgaccggggagaaggtgttaggcattccccgagtcccgtggttctagcacggtcgctttatcgacttatacttagcttaaactAATCGTTGGACATATTATGTAtctgagccttgatttgctcgtacttttatttattgaattttttactttttttttcttaactcggatgcgtaaccgcattccggatcttttaagcgtctcaaaataagatgcataactgcattcttactcgaaacaaaattaattattaaaaagagTTCGGCCAAGgtacgtaaccgcatccttgagttattagGGTGTCTCGGAATAAGATGCGTagccgcattcttaatcgaaacatcTTAAAACGCgcctaaagctcatctagcgttaaagacaattatttgtctctaaaatccgagacttattattatttgtttttCACTCTTTCGAAAACGGGTTTTGAACCATGTTCACAACCCATGTCACTCCCTTACAATTGTTTTTACCCCTCTTTTCTTTTATGCTTGACAACGAGATTTGAAATAAATTCGCATCCCATCTCGCTCATCTCACaattaataaattaaataatCGGGCCTAATATGTCATTGCTGGCCCAATTAATGATAGTAGCAAAGACCTAAACTTATTCTTTTCTTATCCCAATGCGCTATCAATTCATTCCAATCACTGCCAACTAATATTGCCTAACTATGTATATTTAAATATCACGAATTCAAAAAAATAAGAATTCcaagtaaaataaactaaaaacaCTTACTGTCTAAGACACTTAAGGATCAACCAATTTTAGATCATTTCATTCAATAAAACAAACAAAACCAACTAAAGTTAATTAACTTCTTGAACAATGCATCGTTGTCCCAATTCAAAACTAAAGAAACCTTGCTGCCAAACTTTAACATCCAActaacccctttttttttttcgttttgttCCAATACCAACTTAAAAAAAAACTAATGCttttagaatatttaaaaccaaaaTGACACCCGTTAATCAGTCCCCATTTAAACAAATGCAGCAAATTTTGTTTACAAACAAAGTATAACAGCATGCCAAGAATGATGAAAACATAAAAGCAAAGTGGATTAAGGCATGATATATAGCATTAAGTAGACTAAAGAAGAAAAGATTTGGACATTTAATGGAGTAAAACCTTCTTCAATATTGACCAAAAAGCATCCACCTTTGTTTACAAATAGCTATAATGGACAGCAACTACTCTTGAATATAGAAAAAGGGAGAACCTTTGCCCCGAAAATTCGCCGACGACCTCGAACCCCCTTGAACCTTACCGGAAAACCAAAACAGTGTTTGCCGTAGTGTTTGAGATTgcttttcagatttttttttttgtttgtgtcGGTAAAGGAGTGATTCAGGGTGGTTTACATGGTACTTCACAGTGCTTTAGTGCTCTATCTATGAAAGAAGAAAAGCTTAACTGagaggaaaaataaaaaaatcaagaaaaatgagGATTGCGGCTACTAATTATGTCTAGTGTATCTAGGTCTTTAGGAATTGCGGCTGCTAGGTTGTTTTCCTATTCACTATCTTCTATTCTCCTGTCCCCCAAAATGATTCCCACCCCTATCTGTGTATATATCATTCCCCTTTTTCCttgcttttctttttccttccctttttttttttattgtgtgggccccacccccaACAAATATATTCAATATCACATGAACCCTCCTCCCCTTTTTGTGATAAGGTTTGTTATAACTTTTGTCATTTTGTGTTGAGGTGGTATATTTTTGTGGAAGAGTGGAGTGGTGAGCAAGAATTATTCTAAGTGAGGTGTCAAAATGGGAGTGGTATCATGTGTGAGTTGGTTAGGAAAAAAGACAAAAGTAATGAAATATTTCTTGAATTATCTAAAAGAAAACttaaactaaaataaaatatactaactaatttaatgaaataaaatatcACCCAAAATATTGAAACGAAATCAAAATGACAAGAAAATAATTCTCCCAACTAAAACACTATTACAGTAGCTTAAAACTATTTTATAGAACTCAAAAGTTGTGAGAACTTTAGAAactaagaaaacatattttttgggaaattttctttcttttgttgcaaattaaaacataacttatattctaaaaatagcaaatattttttgttctttttgattTTCGCAAATAAGCCTACTAAATAAACATATAATACAATCGACAcgtcaaaaattaaaattaaaagaaatatttaaacactATAAAGTGAAACACGcggggagggtcaaaattacgtgtctacacaTTTTCGACAAGGATGGATGAAAATCGCTGACGTGACTTCTGCATTAATAATTCACACAAAAATTATTTGATGTAGGACTTAATTCACCGCTCTAATTATTTATTTCAAAAAAACTTCAAGTTTCCGCGTCCGAATTTACAATCAAAATTTAAAAGTTAACTCTCGAAATTCAAATGGTgcccacataaattgggacaaaaagAATACAAGTTTGCTCGTAACTTTATTATTAGGACTAGAAAAATGATATGTATCAAGGAATATCCATGCGAAGAGAGGAGAGGAATATCCATGTATATATACACTGCTTTTTGCCGGTAGCTTCTATATAGGGTTTTGCTAACCTACTACACGAAGGTAGTAGGTTAGCATTGTACCCATCTTTTGATTCCTTAAATGCCCCCAACAACATATTACCAATGCATAAATGAGAGGGATATATGTATCTTTCCACCAAAAACTAAAGTCAATTCTTGTTTCCCCCTTTCTCTTACATTTGGTTCTCTGCGAAGCTTGAGGCATTTGATTTGTTTTATGGGTTTGATTTCTATCCATCTCTTCTTCTTAATTTTGATGGTCCGCATAAATTAAATCTGCTATCGTTTAAATTTATTGTGAGTGATTTGGATTCTTAAGATTTATTGTCAATATTAAAACCCAACATTTAATTTCTAATCAAAATTCAGGCTGAGGGAAATGGGTCTTGTTCTACCATTATTCTCAATTTCCTCCATATCATTCTCATTCTCCTCTCCTTTCTTTCTCGTTCATGTAAAATCAAACAGAATTCACATCGAACCGTCCGAACCGAATCAACTAATTGTATTTAGAAGTATTCTAGTCAAATTGTGATTTGTAATTGATTATAACcgaagacccattttgattagatTCAAGACTAAATTGTGTTTgaaattttttgtttttgctaCTAGTTAAAAAGGTGCAAGCGAAAAAAGCTTAACTTTCATTTATGAGAATTTCGTACATTTGCATCTTTTCATCTCAAATTGAACAGAAGAATTCCGAAACTCTTCTTATCCATCAACAAAATCGAGCAATGACTAAACACGACCCATTCATCCGCCACACTCAAACCTaactgaaaaacaaaaaaaaaaaaactcaaacttGAAAGCATTTACACCGTAATCTAACCACCAAATGATAATAAATTTAAGCTAAAAATGGAGGCATCGAAACGGCCATGGCATTAGTTGGGGCATTAGAAGTAGTTGATACTCAAGCTATGAGATAAGGGTAGAAGGAATGAATTGCTTTTTTAATATAATGACAACAATGTCCCTGATTTTTAATGAGTTGGAAAAAATGTGAGGGCATTTAAGAAAATTAAAAGATGGGTACAATGCTAACCTACTACCTTCATGTAGTAGgttagcaaatatatatatatagaaacacAATGCACATTATATATCCACTATAAGAAACAAGCTAAGTTAGATCAAAATACGGAATACTTAGTTTTCATTGTTGGGGAAATCAATAGATGGCTAACACAAATCAAGAAGACGATtaaaagacaaaaagaaaaaaattagagAGGGCGCCTTGGTTTCTATTTTTAGGATGAGAGTATTAACCACATTGCTAATTGTAATCTTGGGGTTTAAT from Lycium barbarum isolate Lr01 chromosome 10, ASM1917538v2, whole genome shotgun sequence includes:
- the LOC132613393 gene encoding antifungal protein ginkbilobin-like protein → MVSILRMRVLTTSLVIGLVLGFCSFVRTEPNTKVVDYICNGNLYDKSGPFALRLAYVLEALQNVTPNQGYTYYSTSPYPNDAIAYGHATCNSIIEFSDCGLCLSSAKSYLLSTCDGSIGGQVEFANCSMRNFPVYV